A window from Fragaria vesca subsp. vesca linkage group LG5, FraVesHawaii_1.0, whole genome shotgun sequence encodes these proteins:
- the LOC101298420 gene encoding uncharacterized protein LOC101298420 encodes MSTEQNLFLTSVYQSKNTPVNFVVPRNERVIRIVHFKMTATRWGDDDDYDYNDICTLADYQVVVEVPEFLLLSRRHRHVAFLVGVLTRMKVPIVEQPSIIDKVFIEVERADNPQLAIACFIKDITIFPRMVNIAYRSECFEGVRIDSLEDTDRRKQCVICRESLDHVEDIEEGIDRSQLVRLPCSHLYHGDCLSKWLPMSALCPLCRYALPVEQTMPFVEQTMPVVEQIMPVVEQAMPVVEQTAEPVWPQLHWPMLLTASAGGILTAILVCRLWKKTQV; translated from the coding sequence ATGTCCACCGAGCAGAACTTGTTTCTTACCAGCGTCTATCAAAGTAAAAATACACCCGTTAACTTTGTAGTCCCAAGGAACGAGCGTGTAATCAGAATAGTGCACTTCAAGATGACCGCAACACGCTGGGGTGATGATGATGATTATGACTATAATGATATATGCACTCTAGCAGATTATCAAGTTGTTGTCGAGGTCCCTGAATTCCTGCTTTTATCTAGAAGGCACAGACATGTAGCGTTTTTGGTTGGAGTTCTTACCAGAATGAAGGTCCCGATAGTTGAGCAACCCTCTATCATTGATAAAGTATTTATTGAGGTTGAACGAGCTGACAACCCCCAGCTTGCTATTGCTTGCTTCATAAAGGATATCACCATATTCCCTCGAATGGTCAACATAGCTTATCGGTCAGAGTGTTTCGAAGGAGTGAGAATTGATAGTTTGGAAGATACTGATAGACGAAAACAGTGTGTTATTTGTAGAGAGAGCCTTGATCACGTTGAGGATATAGAAGAAGGGATTGATCGTAGTCAGTTGGTTCGCTTGCCGTGTTCCCATCTTTATCACGGTGATTGCCTTTCCAAATGGTTGCCCATGAGTGCGTTGTGTCCTTTGTGCCGATACGCATTGCCGGTTGAACAGACGATGCCGTTTGTGGAACAAACGATGCCGGTTGTGGAACAGATAATGCCGGTTGTGGAACAAGCGATGCCGGTTGTGGAACAGACAGCTGAGCCAGTGTGGCCGCAGTTGCATTGGCCTATGCTGCTCACAGCATCTGCAGGTGGTATACTAACCGCCATACTGGTATGTAGATTATGGAAGAAAACCCAAGTGTAA